A genomic region of Pyrus communis chromosome 14, drPyrComm1.1, whole genome shotgun sequence contains the following coding sequences:
- the LOC137714187 gene encoding long-chain-alcohol O-fatty-acyltransferase-like encodes MESETNNFIKVWILTNISLCYCFYISSRIPKGILRLISLLPIFYLFIILPFNLHSFHLGGPTTFFLVWFGIFKLLLFSFDLGPLCAPPPTLFQFISTAILPIKIIQNPTNSENPNYPVGKTVANMPKMSVLFAVKALLLALVVRSYDYRQHLHPYVILALYFCHMYLGLEIVMPLCATPARALFKFELEPQSNKPYLSTSLQDFWGRRWNLMVTNILRPTTYDPVLRISKRVVGLRWARFLALMSAFAVSGLMHEVIYYYLTRVSPTWEVTWFFVLHGLCVAIEVEVKKAVAERWRFHPLVSGPLTLGFLAVTANWLFFPQLLRNGVDVKAIDEYPVMVDFVKAHMPLLS; translated from the coding sequence ATGGAGAGTGAAACCAACAACTTCATCAAGGTATGGATCTTAACCAACATTTCTCTGTGTTATTGTTTCTACATATCATCTAGAATCCCAAAGGGCATCCTCAGGCTTATCTCTCTCCTCCCCATCTTctatctcttcatcatcctccccTTCAACCTCCACTCCTTCCACCTCGGTGGTCCCACCACCTTCTTCCTGGTTTGGTTTGGCATATTCAAGCTCCTCCTCTTCTCCTTTGACCTTGGTCCTCTCTGTGCACCCCCACCAACTCTCTTCCAGTTCATCTCCACGGCTATCCTCCCCATCAAAATCATACAAAACCCCACAAACTCTGAGAACCCAAATTACCCAGTTGGTAAAACTGTTGCAAACATGCCTAAAATGTCGGTTTTGTTTGCTGTAAAAGCCTTGCTTTTGGCTTTGGTCGTTAGGTCATACGACTACAGGCAACATTTACACCCCTATGTCATATTGGCCTTGTACTTCTGCCACATGTACTTGGGGCTAGAAATTGTAATGCCCCTGTGTGCGACCCCGGCTCGAGCTCTTTTCAAGTTTGAACTCGAGCCGCAGTCCAACAAGCCTTACCTTTCCACTTCCCTTCAAGACTTTTGGGGCCGTAGATGGAACCTCATGGTCACAAATATTCTACGGCCTACCACGTATGATCCAGTGCTCCGTATTTCGAAGCGTGTGGTCGGGCTTCGGTGGGCCCGATTTCTCGCTCTGATGTCTGCTTTTGCAGTCTCAGGTCTAATGCATGAGGTGATTTATTATTATCTCACACGTGTATCTCCTACATGGGAAGTGACGTGGTTCTTTGTGCTACATGGGTTGTGCGTGGCAATCGAGGTGGAGGTGAAGAAGGCGGTGGCCGAGAGATGGCGGTTTCACCCGTTGGTTTCGGGGCCGTTGACGTTGGGGTTCTTGGCTGTGACAGCCAATTGGCTGTTCTTCCCTCAGCTGCTGAGAAATGGCGTGGATGTCAAGGCTATAGATGAGTATCCAGTTATGGTAGATTTTGTCAAGGCACACATGCCCTTACTGTCATGA
- the LOC137714878 gene encoding dormancy-associated protein 2-like gives MASSKTFLLLGLVFAVLLIFSEVSARELTETAPTQTQESVEKATYGDHYHGYEHKHGYGHGHGGHAHGYGNWEHGHGYEHKHGKHEHGYGHGGYGHGGYGHGGYRYGGYGHGEHDHRHWKQHGHGHGHWEPGHWHGHHGKLVAGGAEAELQN, from the exons ATGGCGTCCTCAAAAACTTTTCTTCTACTAGGTCTTGTCTTTGCTGTTCTCCTTATCTTCTCTGAGGTTTCCGCTCGGGAGCTGACTGAGACTGCTCCTACTCAAACCC aggAGAGCGTTGAAAAGGCTACCTATGGTGACCATTATCACGGATACGAGCATAAACATGGATACGGGCACGGACATGGAGGGCATGCGCATGGTTATGGAAATTGGGAACATGGCCATGGTTACGAGCACAAACATGGAAAGCATGAGCACGGCTATGGACATGGAGGCTATGGACACGGAGGCTATGGACACGGAGGCTACAGATATGGAGGCTATGGACATGGAGAGCATGACCACAGACATTGGAAGCAGCACGGGCATGGCCACGGACATTGGGAGCCCGGGCATTGGCACGGCCATCACGGAAAACTAGTAGCTGGCGGTGCAGAGGCTGAATTACAGAATTAG
- the LOC137716500 gene encoding probable long-chain-alcohol O-fatty-acyltransferase 5, with translation MKQIKKVSINQPIMGSMEEEIKSLIKVCLSIFASLCYTYFIASKIPKGKLRLLSLLPIFYLFTTLPLSLSTALPAGVFAMFITWVGSFKLLLFSFGHGPLSSDPPLNSLLLFIFTACLPIKTSQKLFPNLERTPKLPLNLPTKILLFGILVALTDYKKHLHPRILLGQYCCMLYLFVDVLVGVANATMRAVLGIELESPSNEPYLSTSLQDFWGRRWNLMITNTLRQTVHKPVRSAAETFLGTAWAPLPAVLATFLVSGLMHELIYFYMTRATPTWEVTWFFVLHGVCLVVEFGVKKALGGRWRLHWVVSTALTIVFVVATATWLFFPPLVRNGVDTRAIEECKELVEFVKQKLKWDQFSWPIISLGH, from the coding sequence atgaaacaaattaaaaaagtatcAATCAATCAACCGATCATGGGATCAATGGAGGAAGAAATCAAGAGCTTAATCAAGGTATGCCTTTCCATCTTTGCCTCTCTTTGCTACACCTATTTCATAGCTTCTAAAATCCCCAAAGGCAAACTCAggctcctctctctcctccctatTTTCTACCTCTTCaccaccctccctctctctctctccaccgcCCTCCCCGCCGGAGTGTTTGCCATGTTCATTACCTGGGTTGGTAGCTTCAAGCTCCTCCTCTTCTCCTTTGGTCATGGCCCACTTTCATCTGACCCACCCCTAAACTCCCTCCTCCTCTTCATCTTCACTGCTTGCCTCCCAATCAAAACATCTCAAAAGTTATTTCCAAATTTGGAAAGAACCCCTAAGTTGCCTCTGAATTTGCCAACCAAAATCTTGCTTTTCGGCATATTGGTTGCCCTAACTGACTACAAAAAACATTTGCACCCCAGAATTCTATTAGGTCAGTATTGTTGCATGTTGTATCTTTTTGTGGACGTGTTAGTAGGCGTAGCCAACGCAACGATGCGAGCGGTTCTCGGAATCGAGCTCGAATCGCCGTCCAACGAGCCTTACCTTTCAACTTCGCTACAAGATTTTTGGGGTAGGAGGTGGAACCTTATGATAACAAATACGTTGCGCCAGACTGTGCACAAACCCGTGCGGTCAGCGGCCGAGACCTTCTTGGGGACTGCATGGGCCCCACTGCCGGCCGTGTTAGCCACGTTTTTGGTATCGGGTTTGATGCACGAGCTCATATACTTCTACATGACGCGTGCGACTCCCACCTGGGAGGTTACGTGGTTCTTTGTTCTTCATGGGGTGTGTTTGGTCGTCGAGTTCGGCGTGAAGAAGGCGTTGGGTGGAAGGTGGCGGCTGCATTGGGTTGTGTCAACAGCGTTGACCATCGTTTTCGTGGTGGCCACCGCGACTTGGTTGTTCTTTCCACCGTTGGTCAGGAACGGCGTGGATACAAGAGCTATTGAGGAGTGCAAGGAATTGGTAGAATTTGTAAAGCAAAAGTTGAAATGGGACCAATTTTCATGGCCGATCATTTCTTTAGGACATTAA
- the LOC137714948 gene encoding protein ENHANCED DOWNY MILDEW 2-like has product MESSDDEAEAVPQSVSNYHFVDDKDEPISFHVLPIQWSEGERQDGRKLDIFVRGTADNGLQKLYKHVIAWRFDLSNVDPEIAVLSKENNWLKLQKPRKSFEEVIRSILLTVQCLHYVRRNPETSGKSLWDHLSKVFSSYEVRPSQNDLVNYIPLISEAVKRDDALAKCKFLVNFLEEKPTKRKLHDEDIQATTKPGFIVDDMEEDMIDAEDESSDDDNLFDSVCAFCDNGGDLLCCEGRCLRSFHATVEDGEDSMCETLGFTQDEVDAIQNFFCKNCQYKQHQCYACGKLGSSDKSSGAEVFPCVSATCGQFYHPRCIAKLIYKDNGVSAEELEKKIAMSESFTCPIHKCCICKQGENKKNPQLRFAVCRRCPKSYHKKCLPEDIVFEKTEKTEEDEEEDEEDEGTTPRAWEGLLPNRVLIYCTKHEIIKDIGTPIRDHVTFPDVGEKRTSFVRKKTDFVGKKKKRTLESLQDREKSVKNKRSLSAEEFCRGQTAPTISKEKLKSSSAAKVGGNRISKKLPSGLDTSRKVKANSALKKEAKISVAEEQKTSLGDQLYAYMNRSNQVKSGKQGKPDGECGLAIGNPASKTLISAPPSLDAATERRLLALMKDAASSITLEDVIRKRQRTVPSTHHSSSKNAVDRNITLGKVEGSVEAVRTALRKLEEGCSTEDSEAVCAPEVVHQIYKWKNKLRVYLAPFLHGMRYTSFGRHFTKVDKLEEIADRLHWYVKDGDTIVDFCCGANDFSIVMKKKLEETGKNCFYKNYDLIQPKNDFCFEKRDWMKVQPKELPKGSQLIMGLNPPFGVKAALANKFIDKALEFDPKLLILIVPPETQRLNEKKSPYDLIWEDNQFLSGKSFYLPGSVDVNDKQMDQWNVTPPPLYLWSRPDWSADIKAIAQEHGHMSASQGYMKEHSDSLNHGRSIGNNDQYGEAPMLIDDDGIKTDSPKDVEGGAVVTEEHRESSCENSGDIGGNESPGDGNNIDETCREILPRIEPAEKGDQHSEPSNSGSSVKYGTTYGGTKVNIADDRGRRSLSRSSDEPYLSLTHRWSAGPSSGYRATNLEEPFVGHMRDRSDTLGYRPCLNEVEDPFRRESDVRSQIRLYGQQDFGPLRSNYLVGQDSVSAQIGSYSSPYSHSHLGLTAESSYRMNTSAMQRYAPRLDELNHTRMGGLGSEPALGYEPHMFSSNGTFDPRAPRPGQHGGSIGFAPGPHQSYSNQNSAGWLNE; this is encoded by the exons ATGGAATCCTCAGACGATGAGGCAGAGGCGGTGCCACAATCCGTTTCGAATTACCATTTTGTAGATGACAAGGACGAACCCATCTCATTTCATGTTTTGCCAATTCAGTGGAGTGAGGGTGAGAGGCAAGATGGGAGGAAACTGGACATATTTGTGCGTGGCACTGCCGATAATGGGCTTCAGAAACTGTATAAGCATGTTATCGCATGGCGGTTTGATCTTTCCAATGTCGATCCTGAGATAGCGGTGCTCTCTAAGGAAAATAACTGGCTCAAGCTTCAGAAGCCGAGGAAGAGTTTCGAGGAAGTAATAAGGTCAATCTTGCTAACAGTGCAGTGCCTTCACTATGTGAGGAGAAATCCTGAGACATCCGGCAAATCTCTGTGGGATCACTTATCTAAAGTTTTCAG CTCGTATGAGGTCAGGCCTTCTCAGAATGACCTGGTGAATTATATTCCTCTAATTAGTGAAGCTGTTAAACGGGATGACGCATTAGCAAAGTGCAAG TTTTTGGTCAACTTTCTTGAAGAGAAGCCCACCAAGAGGAAACTGCATGATGAG GACATTCAAGCTACAACAAAACCTGGATTTATAGTTGATGACATGGAAGAAGATATGATTGATGCTGAAGACGAGTCCAGTGACGATGATAACCTGTTTGATTCTGTTTGTGCGTTTTGTGATAATGGTGGCGATCTTTTGTG TTGTGAAGGGAGATGCCTAAGGTCATTTCACGCAACTGTAGAGGATGGTGAGGATTCTATGTGTGAAACCCTTGGCTTTACCCAGGATGAAGTAGAC GCGATTCAGAACTTCTTCTGCAAGAACTGTCAGTATAAACAGCATCAGTGCTATGCTTGTGGGAAGCTAGGCTCCTCTGATAAATCTTCAGGGGCTGAG GTCTTCCCCTGTGTTTCTGCAACCTGTGGTCAATTTTACCATCCACGTTGCATTGCAAAACTCATTTATAAAGACAATGGAGTCTCTGCTGAAGAACTGGAGAAAAAAATTGCTATGAGTGAATCTTTTACATGTCCGATTCATAAATGCTGCATTTGTAAACAAGGAGAGAACAAGAAGAATCCTCAGTTGCGGTTTGCTGTGTGTCGGCGTTGTCCCAAATCCTACCACAAGAAATGCTTGCCGGA GGATATTGTATTTGAGAAAACAGAGAAAACAGAGGAAGATGAGGAGGAAGACGAAGAGGATGAAGGTACAACACCAAGGGCTTGGGAAGGACTATTACCAAACCGTGTACTAATATATTGCAC AAAACATGAGATAATTAAAGACATTGGAACGCCAATAAGGGACCATGTAACATTCCCTGATGTTGGAGAAAAGAGGACCAGTTTTGTTCGAAAGAAGACTgattttgtagggaaaaagaaaaaacggaCATTAGAATCCCTTCAAGATAGAGAAAAATCTGTGAAAAATAAGAGAAGCCTTTCCGCTGAAGAATTCTGTAGGGGCCAAACTGCTCCTACGATATCTAAAGAGAAGCTGAAGTCATCTTCTGCTGCAAAAGTGGGTGGTAACAGAATTAGTAAAAAACTACCTTCTGGGTTAGATACATCAAGAAAGGTGAAAGCGAATAGTGCTTTGAAAAAGGAAGCTAAGATTTCTGTGGCTGAGGAACAAAAGACCTCATTGGGTGATCAGCTATATGCCTATATGAATAGGTCTAATCAAGTGAAGTCAGGTAAGCAGGGCAAACCTGATGGGGAGTGTGGTTTGGCAATAGGTAATCCTGCCTCAAAAACGTTGATCAGTGCACCACCATCTTTAGATGCAGCTACAGAGAGGAG ATTACTGGCTTTAATGAAAGATGCCGCATCTTCAATAACTCTGGAAGATGTTATAAGAAAGCGGCAGCGCACAGTTCCATCAACTCATCATTCCTCGTCCAAAAATGCTGTGGATAGGAACATTACACTGGGAAAGGTAGAAGGCTCAGTTGAG GCTGTTCGAACAGCGTTACGGAAACTAGAGGAAGGATGCAGTACTGAAGATTCTGAGGCTGTTTGTGCTCCTGAGGTGGTTCACCAGATTTACAAGTGGAAG AACAAGCTGAGAGTATATCTTGCACCTTTTTTGCACGGAATGCGCTACACGTCCTTTGGTCGTCATTTTACAAAGGTGGACAAATTAGAAGAG ATTGCTGATAGGCTGCATTGGTACGTAAAAGATGGAGATACG ATAGTGGACTTCTGTTGTGGTGCCAATGATTTCAGCATCGTAATGAAGAAAAAGCTTGAAGAGACGGGGAAGAACtgcttttataaaaactatGACTTAATTCAACCGAAG AACGATTTCTGTTTTGAGAAGAGAGATTGGATGAAAGTACAACCAAAGGAGTTACCAAAAGGGTCACAATTG ATCATGGGGTTGAACCCTCCTTTCGGAGTTAAAGCAGCTCTGGCAAACAAGTTTATCGACAAGGCTCTTGAGTTCGATCCAAAGCTCCTTATTCTTATTGTTCCACCAGAAACTCAAAG gttaaatgaaaagaaatcgCCATATGATCTAATTTGGGAGGATAACCAGTTTCTGTCTGGAAAG TCTTTTTATCTCCCGGGATCTGTTGATGTGAATGACAAACAAATGGATCAATGGAATGTAACGCCGCCACCACTCTATCTCTGGAGTCGTCCTGATTGGTCTGCTGACATCAAGGCTATAGCTCAAGAGCATGGTCACATGTCTGCATCACAAGGGTATATGAAAGAGCATTCTGACTCTCTAAATCACGGTCGGTCAATAGGTAATAATGATCAGTATGGTGAAGCACCTATGCTGATTGATGATGATGGCATAAAAACCGATAGTCCCAAAGATGTTGAAGGTGGGGCTGTTGTGACTGAGGAACACAGAGAAAGCTCCTGTGAGAACAGTGGTGACATAGGTGGCAACGAGAGTCCTGGGGATGGTAACAACATTGATGAGACATGCAGGGAAATTCTGCCACGCATTGAGCCTGCTGAAAAAGGAGATCAGCACTCTGAGCCTAGCAATTCTGGTTCAAGCGTGAAGTACGGAACTACTTATGGTGGGACAAAGGTTAACATAGCTGATGACAGAGGTAGAAGAAGCTTATCCAGGAGCAGTGATGAGCCTTACTTGAGTCTGACTCATAGATGGTCCGCTGGTCCCAGTTCTGGTTATAGGGCTACAAACTTGGAGGAACCGTTTGTGGGGCACATGAGAGACAGATCGGATACCCTTGGATATAGACCATGCTTGAATGAGGTGGAAGATCCATTTAGGAGGGAGTCTGACGTACGTTCTCAGATTCGGCTTTATGGTCAGCAAGATTTTGGTCCTTTAAGAAGTAATTATCTAGTGGGTCAGGATTCTGTAAGTGCACAGATTGGATCGTATTCATCTCCTTACAGCCATAGTCATCTTGGTCTGACAGCCGAGTCATCTTACAGAATGAACACGTCCGCCATGCAGCGGTATGCACCTCGGTTGGATGAACTGAACCACACGAGGATGGGTGGCTTAGGATCTGAACCTGCTTTAGGATACGAACCGCACATGTTCAGCAGCAACGGCACTTTTGATCCCAGGGCACCCCGGCCTGGTCAACATGGTGGTTCCATCGGTTTTGCTCCCGGTCCTCACCAAAGCTATTCGAACCAAAATTCAGCAGGTTGGTTGAATGAGTAA